The genomic stretch GGCATTTATACACTGAAAATATGTATACCCAGTTTTGGATTtcattttaacttatttaaggaatgatcattaaaaataaaatagatacctactggtagaatatgatgatgataatgaatgatttatttatttctccacattacttttataagtacaatataatgttgcttacagGCTATTTTGTTACTCAGTTATAATGTGGGGcctgatgcttgaactaggtaaaacctgtgtctcaagccACCGGGCCCCcaagaaaaaatatacaagGATGTATAtgatatagtttaagtaatgctTTAATTACAGTAACtcgataatatttaaatttaagtaagagtgACTTTAatgttcaatatttaaaaaaaataatataccaagGTACCCCTATGTTACAAGTTTTAAATTCCTTTATATTAACAGAAGATTTAATTATGcaaagattttagattttatttagtatattgaaaattatttaataaataagtaatatagtcttacaaaaagttatttatataaagcctagtatgttatttaataactagctgtGCAATAAACTTtctatataacttaaaaaaactatgaaattattggtatataatttaaaacattattaagtgAATATAAAAGCCAGTTGTTAAATGTTACGTCAGCAAAGACTTATGCAACAATAGGGCCAATTCCTTTAGTTCCTTATAGTTACCTATTCCTTAGGTTCTATTAGTAAGAAGATTGCTTACTGGAAGGTTCCTTATATTGAAACACTACCTGTGCCTGCACAGGTAGTGTTTAATCCAATAAAGCCTTACACCAAGtattagacagccgattggcgcagtgggcagtgacactgctttctgagttcaattatttatgtatattattcgtaaaaatatttatcagttatcttagtacacataacacaagcaacaGTTCTTTTGAGGCTAAATagcatgtgtgtattgtcatagtaaatttatatttctttattaaggCAGCGACAACCTTCAACCTTCCTTAGTAGTGTATTCTCATATTTGAAATAGCAGCAATCATTTTTATCCTAGCCTGTTGAACACATACtgaatttctttttaattttgttttccactacaagtcaacccttgactgcaatctcacctgtaagTGATGTCTACGATGGTGGCTGGCTTCCCTGAATTTAACTTATTGACCTTAAACCTAAATATCTAACTTGAAACACTATTGTACCACACAGCATGGATAGCAAAGGttagagacaaaaattatacccCCTGACAAgagattaaattaatgtttaaattccCAAAGCATGTTAACAGGGAAcaggaaaagtttacccccgtttaattttacacatatattatttggatattatttccatattGAGCCAATATTTTTAAGAGTTAGAGTttttaaagctgtgggagaatataaatttttattctttctctGTAGGGAAAAACGAATAGATTCTTAAAACGCCTTTGCCGGGGATCAAAATCCCTGATCGCACCcagaacctcctacttaataTCCTCACCGACCGATGGGACACCAATTCGCAAAAAAATAGTCGCAGCTGCGCTGTACAACTACTCAGTCATAAAAGTTACACCGTCTATGCTTTCTACAAGACAGTTGCTCCAGAATGCCTTAAATATAATTGagagttaaattcaaattctgtGTCTCTTTTCAGACACTGAGCAAGTATATAAGAAGATGATCACCCAACTATGTGCTAAATATGGCCATGAGTACACTGATGAGCTGATGATGAAGGTACTTGGTGGCACGGAGCAGAGACTTTCAGAGATTCTGTGCAAAGAACTCAACTTGCCCATAACACCTAAAGAGTTCAGAGATCAGTTATTAGTACTTGGAGACACTATGCTCGCAGGGTCGCCTTTATTGGATGGTATGTATTCTAAGGACAAGTGTAAAACCTGTGCAATATCCGGATTGTTTTGAAGGAAATTTTTATTCCCAAACTTTCTtctctttattccactacaagatagcccttgactccaatctcacctggtgataagtatAGCAGGCTAACATTTTAGGGAtacggcagttttattaaatccatcatcatcatcatcatcacatcaacccattaccggcccactacagagcacgggtctccgcccacaatgagaaggggttaaggctggagtccaccacgctggcctagtgcactccgcacacctttgagaacattatgtagaactctcaggcatgcaggttggcttacgatgttttccttcactcttaaagcaagtaatattttaattacttcaaatgCACttaaagagaagaagaagagaggtgcgtgctgggattcgtactctgCCCCCCTGAAAGGGAAGTGGAGGTCCTGACCTACCCTTTATTTGCTACCCCGCGGTGTCGTACTGGAATACCAAATTGCTTGGCAACGGTTCTCTATCGGTAACTGTGGAAAccgaaagaagaaaaaataaatttcaaaatgccTCCTGTTTGGAATTCAAACCAGGATTTGCCACATAATTCACCGCAGCACCAAAGAGTTCAAATATAagttaaattcaataataagtTCAATAGTTTATACTTCGATATCCTGTTtagtttttttgcaaaatatGATGGAGCTTTTTCTAAGCGCAGTTTCAAGAATCCTGTTGGCAAAACCGTCATATAAAAAAACGTGAATTATCGCGCTATTCGTATTGTGGAATGTCATTTTGTTTCATGACCCATACTGAATcctaacagtccactgctgggccgAAGGCCTATCCCAATGGGAAGGAtagtccataatcaccacgcaggCTGGGCAGGccgaggacgctgctgcccgtcatcagttatattcccttagtaaCCTCTTATGACACCTGCGGGAGGAGGGTTTGTGACAaccgtattctgatctgccgtcaccacatgggTCTGCCTCAACATACATACATGTCACGTATTCAGAGGATGCCAAGTCGTCAGGATCAGGCCGTTTTTTATGGTCCATGATGttactaaaaattcaaaattcaaaaatgtttcattcatgtagaccttatcacaggcacttatgaagcgttcatttgacggccgattggtgcagtttgcagcgaccctgctttctgagtccagggccgtgggctcgattcccactactggaaaaggtttgtgtgatgagcatgaatgtttttcagtgtctgggtgtttatatttatattctaagtatttatgtatattattcataataatattgatcagtcatcttagtaggtacccataacacaagctttacATAAGTTACacaagttcatttatttatttaacatgtaacactaatgttagtgatggtgataactgcattcgttaacttaaaactaaagctaggagggttccaaacgcgccctggtctaagaagagcccgcaacaaacatagccgaacaaatgtatgtatgtaatactATATACCAGAATAATACAATGTGTACCCTTGATATACGCGACATTtggttgaatatttttattcaaacccCTTTGATTGTGATATGACGTACATTCACGCCAATTTGCGGAATGGACAGAAATTAATTCAGTGTGCGTTCTCATTGACATTGCACACCCGGGCGTCTACCCGTGAAGGTCAAAGTTATCCTTTCGTAACCAAGTGAATAACAAACGGCCACGTCGGAATCGGAATATACGGATACCACCTAGCTATTTATCATTAGTGAAagccacaatcgaggctcctctacataaatgcgcaagaaaggcaaccgttagagaagagtggcgaagtattgtcaagcgagccacaacacccagatgacgaccacgaccagtctgtcaagactgaaaggACTAAGAAGAAGATTTATCATTATTGTCCGTAAAGCGTAATCATTGACTTCAAAAGAGTAGGAGGTTATAAACTGGAAGCGCATTTTTCATGAGGGTTGGGCACATTATACAAGAAAACCGGAACCCTAATAGGATCTTAAGTAGTAGCTAGCTACTACAGCGCTTTCTGTGAGAGTTCATCCGGAGGAAGAATTGCCGCTATGCCAAACAGCGTTGCTGTGTTTCAATCTGAAGGGCGTGCTTGCCAGTGAAAAGCACGTGAAGCCACACCTACAGCTCAGTTTGAAGGATACGTGGCGGCAATTTGTGGGACGTCTTCCTTGCATGCCAGGCGATGTTTTAGGTTTTTAGGTTTATAGATGGGTCCGCCAATAATTACAGGTAAATGGTAATATAAAGCTCACTTAGGAGTCTATCTGTTCGTCCATGTGTCCCCCAcccattttctatttattacttATCACAGGCGCCGAAAGACTAATCCGCCACTTGCACAAAACGCAAGTCCCGTTCGCGCTGGCCACATCATCAAGCGAGCGTTCAGTGAAAACCAAAATAGCGTCGTACAAAGAATTGTTCAGCTACTTCCACCACATGGTAATGGGAAGCACTGACAAGGAGGTGAAGTATGGAAAACCGCATCCAGACATATTCCTGGTCGCAGCAGCTAGGTTTCCTGACAAACCTAATCCAGAAAGGGTGAGTTTTAATGAATCAATACAGTTATATTGTaaccatagaaaaaaaattttttgtaaaGAATCTAAAATTTCCGGTTCGAAGGCCCATATTCAAACTTTTGGTACCTTAATACCTTCCATTCCTACCTTAAGaccttaataataaacgtggcataacgtcggaatagttaagCAGTGTTCGGTTACACTTCAACTGAtagcatttttaaatttcagagcGTGAAAAATGCAGtgttacttacttttttaaggtaataaatgacggaccaagcatatggcccacTGGAAGTAACTGGAAAATCATTGCATCATcatcctataaacagagtaacatttcgcagggcatgcaaggaaaacgtcgtaTAAATTGCCATCCAGTGTCCTTCAAGCTGACCTGAGGCGTatttgttaagcctcatttacCTGTAATTATActcaaccacgctcttcagatcGAAACACAGCTATCATAAGGATGGCGGCGTTACTTTCCCAGACGAGCTCCGTCAAAAACGGATcatcaaatttatatttcaccTATTCCAGTGTTTAGTTTTCGAGGATTCCCCACACGGAGTCACCGCTGGTGTTTCAGCAGGTATGCAGGTAGTGATGGTGCCAGATCCTCACCTGGACAAGAGACTCACGACGCACGCGACCATAGTACTGCCCACATTAGCGAAGTTCCAGCCGGAGATATTCGGACTGCCgcctttttaaaaacttatcatGCACGCACAGGGAAGATCTCCAATCATGatagatttatatgtacctCGCAGAAATAATGATTTGTCATTTTCCTGAGTTATACCAAAATTATATTGTAGCCTAGAACGCGTACTCTTCCAACCTGATATTTTTGTCGAAATCGGTTTTATGTGCGGTAAAAAATACTTCTTCTCCGCTACCATTGCCATTTGTATAATCCTCTAAATACCTGTTGGAAGTTTCGGACGGTTTAGAAGTTCCGTAAACTATTTGGCTCGGACTAATagacttcaatttttttttatcgtaaatcTGCGACATTTCAAagtcacatatatatattttatttatattccgtTTAGAAATTAATACATTCGATCAACTGTCGcacttaaaataacaaaaataaaatatttcctttcTTGGTTTAGTCctgaaacatatttaaatttatgagaTTTTAAGCCAATATAAATTTGTGATCCTTGTAAGAATTGGTAAATTTAAAGCACTCGTTAAGTCGCACTATGACAGAGAAAGAGTGCGGTTAGAGATTGTTTTAAACATTAttccaataaaaatttaattcccaggtacataaaaaaaaaaaagttaaacaatctGAAAGTGATCacgattaataatataatgagttTGAAAATTGTGTTTAGTAACAAAAGTATTTGTAGGGCATAGATAAGTAATCAAGGCattgacataatttttttcttgtcaCAATTAAATTTATCAGAAAACCAAATCTCTCAGTGAACTAATTaagtaaactaaaaacaaattaactaAACTTAAATTAAGTTTGGTAACAAACTGATTAAAATTGGATTCTGAATTAGATTGTGCCGATGAGCTAATTCTTTCAAATTTTAACACAGTTTTGACTATAATTTTTGACAGCAACTTTCATAGTTGTTCTATGAAGATTTGTAAAATTTGACGTCAAGGTCAAACTCGCAGGGCCCAGAGAAGATAAGAAAGATATTGCACACGcctttgtttgtagttttagaCGATAGCTATAAATGCACTGAACTAGAATTAGCTACCTTTAATTGTGGTATATTGTTCCCAATTTCTAGTTCTAGTCCGTATTTTTGGGATAGTGAGAGTATACAGGATTTAAAGCGGGTCTTTATAAGTgcttaaaaattatacttacctTTGTTAGTCATTTTTATAGTGAGTTTAGTAAAAACTATCACTTGCACAAGTTACAACGCTGTCAATAATTTGAAAGTGCGGAAATATTTTAGCCAATCATAAATCAGGGCACAGGAACTcttctcagaaagagaagggtaAGCAACGCCCGTGATGCTGGCGTGGTAGAACAACGCACAGTCCACCTGGGATCCCCAGACACATTTTCGGAAGTCTTAGACACCCTTCTAGGCTTCTGGCCCTAGCTTAGCGAGAAAGAGTTCGACTTATAAGCGAAAAGCTTACAACACACACCACATTGGGTTGGGTTTTTAGTCTGGGTTTGATTGCAGGATCTCTGCGTTAGAGACTATTGTCGATGTGACTTATACCAGTGGTAGTATTGTTATAGAGTTTAGTGATAGCAGCAATACGACGTTTTATAGAATGTTTTTAGATACCTATCAAGATTAGTTTCTAAGCATAATTTTTCGACAATTTTACCATAAACAAagtagtttttcttttattgtctGTGAACCCTGTATTACAGAATGGCAAGTGTgggattttctacctacgtttacttgtTCTAcagcgtgaaagttaactactatTAACTtgtatcgaaagagcgccatctagtaatagTTATGTTTCCCAATATTGTTACTAGGATTGAAATCCCGCATGTTCTGCAATTTTACTACGAGTATGTAGAGGtttataaattgatttaaaCAAATTTGACAGGAAATTAATCAACCTAAGTGCCATGAATATTCGTTAGTTACTTGCGTTAGGTGATTAAGCAACTACAGTTTTTAAGTGGaacaacttacttttttttCCCCACAAAAACACTtcagtgttaatttttttgacaCACAAGACACTGTTTTgaacacaaaagaaaaaaaatatatatgttgacAATATCACATTGATTCCATAGAGATTGTTGTAGTACAGGGGcagtttatattaattttgttgtaccaaaagtacaattaattatattgataataaaatgataattaacAAAGTTACatggtgttttatttaaaatcaaaataatatatctatctatatgactatgtatttatttaacttatgcacaaataaatttaacttttttataaataaaataaataattcatttaattaactGCTTGATGGTGGATAGAACATCATTTGAAGATAGGTTTGTGAGTGCAGCACTTTTTTCACTACCTTTGTCTGAAACAATATGATTGTATTAAGTAGGTGATCTATATTCAATCATTGGTAAAAACACACTAAAAATAAGAAGTAAGCACACTAAGCTAAGGTATTGATATAC from Pararge aegeria chromosome 4, ilParAegt1.1, whole genome shotgun sequence encodes the following:
- the LOC120623241 gene encoding probable pseudouridine-5'-phosphatase isoform X1, which produces MRICLLKTVSNTIRKQCYSTRNVRKVTHCIFDMDGLLLDTEQVYKKMITQLCAKYGHEYTDELMMKVLGGTEQRLSEILCKELNLPITPKEFRDQLLVLGDTMLAGSPLLDGAERLIRHLHKTQVPFALATSSSERSVKTKIASYKELFSYFHHMVMGSTDKEVKYGKPHPDIFLVAAARFPDKPNPERCLVFEDSPHGVTAGVSAGMQVVMVPDPHLDKRLTTHATIVLPTLAKFQPEIFGLPPF
- the LOC120623241 gene encoding probable pseudouridine-5'-phosphatase isoform X2, producing the protein MITQLCAKYGHEYTDELMMKVLGGTEQRLSEILCKELNLPITPKEFRDQLLVLGDTMLAGSPLLDGAERLIRHLHKTQVPFALATSSSERSVKTKIASYKELFSYFHHMVMGSTDKEVKYGKPHPDIFLVAAARFPDKPNPERCLVFEDSPHGVTAGVSAGMQVVMVPDPHLDKRLTTHATIVLPTLAKFQPEIFGLPPF